Proteins encoded within one genomic window of Hemiscyllium ocellatum isolate sHemOce1 chromosome 1, sHemOce1.pat.X.cur, whole genome shotgun sequence:
- the LOC132817858 gene encoding pantothenate kinase 3-like, with product MEPVQSGRAMMNGAVVNGYHGGCALQEESDEKQPQPQPHRGDKAACRPKKKKQQQQQQCHQQRQPPEPEAERHRAGCSDGRRTPVTKDPAPSTSRRQQQQQQRRETVKKNRPPFPWFGMDIGGTLVKLVYFEPKDITTEEEQEEVENLRSIRKYLTSNVAYGSTGIRDVHLELKDLTICGRKGNLHFIRFPTQNMPAFIQMGKAKHFSSLHTTLCATGGGAYKFEPDLRTIVNLQLRKLDELDCLIHGTMYIDSIGFNGRAECYYFEHPTDPERCQKKTCALDNPYPLLLVNIGSGVSILAVYSKDNYKRVTGTSLGGGTFLGLCCLLTSCSTFEEALEMASRGESTKVDKLVRDIYGGDYDRFGLPGWAVASSFGNMMSKEKREAVNKEDLARATLVTITNNIGSIARMCALNENINRVVFVGNFLRINTLAMKLLAYALDYWSKGQLKGLFMEHEGYFGAVGALLELVNSV from the exons ATGGAACCGGTGCAGAGCGGCCGGGCGATGATGAACGGGGCGGTAGTGAACGGTTACCATGGCGGCTGCGCCCTGCAGGAGGAATCGGACGAGAAGCAACCGCAGCCACAGCCGCACCGGGGCGACAAGGCTGCCTGCCGCCCGAAGAAgaagaagcagcagcagcagcagcagtgtcaCCAGCAGCGGCAGCCACCGGAGCCCGAGGCGGAAAGGCACCGAGCCGGCTGCTCGGATGGGCGCCGGACGCCGGTCACCAAGGATCCGGCTCCGAGCACGAGCcggcggcagcagcagcagcagcagcgccgGGAGACCGTCAAGAAAAACCGGCCCC CTTTTCCCTGGTTTGGCAtggatattggtggaactttgGTGAAATTGGTTTATTTTGAACCAAAGGACATTACTACTGAGGAAGAACAAGAAGAAGTGGAAAATCTGAGAAGTATACGGAAGTATTTGACCTCTAATGTGGCTTATGGATCCACAGGCATCCGTGATGTTCATCTTGAACTCAAAGATTTGACTATTTGTGGACGCAAAGGCAATTTGCACTTCATAAGGTTTCCTACTCAGAACATGCCGGCATTTATTCAAATGGGCAAAGCCAAACACTTTTCAAGCCTGCACACAACCCTGTGTGCCACTGGAGGTGGGGCATACAAATTTGAACCAGACTTGCGCACA ATTGTTAATCTGCAACTTCGAAAACTGGATGAACTTGACTGTCTTATCCATGGGACAATGTATATTGATTCGATAGGTTTCAATGGGCGTGCTGAATGCTATTACTTCGAACATCCTACAGATCCTGAAAGGTGTCAGAAGAAGACATGTGCTTTAGATAATCCATATCCATTGTTGCTGGTGAATATCGGATCAGGAGTCAGTATTCTTGCTGTGTACTCCAAAGATAACTATAAACGGGTAACTGGCACCAG TCTTGGAGGTGGCACCTTTCTTGGTCTGTGCTGCCTGCTGACCAGTTGCTCAACCTTTGAAGAAGCCCTCGAGATGGCATCACGTGGAGAGAGTACCAAGGTGGATAAGTTAGTAAGAGATATCTATGGCGGAGACTATGATAGATTTGGGCTTCCAGGCTGGGCTGTAGCCTCCAG CTTTGGGAATATGATGAGCAAAGAAAAGCGGGAAGCGGTGAACAAAGAAGATTTGGCCAGAGCTACTTTGGTCACCATCACAAACAACATTGGCTCCATAGCCAGGATGTGTGCACTGAATGAG AACATTAACAGGGTGGTGTTTGTTGGAAACTTCCTAAGAATCAACACCTTGGCCATGAAATTACTGGCCTATGCATTGGACTACTGGTCAAAGGGACAACTGAAAGGGCTCTTCATGGAGCATGAA GGTTATTTTGGAGCAGTGGGTGCCTTGTTGGAGCTTGTCAACTCTGTTTGA